In a single window of the Gossypium hirsutum isolate 1008001.06 chromosome A13, Gossypium_hirsutum_v2.1, whole genome shotgun sequence genome:
- the LOC121212322 gene encoding uncharacterized protein, with translation MSSGRPSSSTLVGKKSKKMASSSKPNAVSLQDKLQMVENEEQVVLKHIHDLNKWTDAVDGMNEEQLKEYLENRPQELKSVKIHNSNNKPKQKQKSKLQKSKPSTCSGIMASVWKFHREDNDEDDVNKGIQHTSK, from the exons ATGTCAAGTGGGAGACCATCATCATCAACACTGGTAGGAAAGAAGAGCAAGAAGATGGCATCAAGTTCAAAGCCAAATGCAGTGTCATTGCAAGACAAGTTAcaaatggtagaaaatgaagaGCAGGTTGTGCTTAAACACATACATGATCTTAACAAATGG ACAGATGCAGTAGATGGAATGAACGAAGAGCAGTTAAAGGAATACCTTGAAAACAGACCTCAAGAACTCAAAAGTGTGAAGATCCACAACAGCAACAACAAGCCTAAACAAAAGCAAAAATCCAAGCTCCAAAAGTCTAAGCCTTCAACTTGCAGTGGAATAATGGCCTCTGTATGGAAGTTCCACAGGGAAGATAATGATGAAGATGATGTTAACAAAGGCATACAACACACTTCCAAGTAG